A region of Spiribacter roseus DNA encodes the following proteins:
- the ctaD gene encoding cytochrome c oxidase subunit I, translating into MTATTYNDASHEGEPTGITRWLVTTNHKDIGSMYLLFSLAMFLVGGAMALVIRAELFQPGLQLVDPYFFNQMTTMHALVMIFGAVMPAFTGLANWMIPLMVGAPDMALPRMNNWSFWLLPFGFAVLLSTLFMPGGGPAGGWTMYPPLMLQTGTAFPFVIFAIHVLGISSIMGSINVIATILNMRAPGMSLMKMPLFVWTWLITAYLMIAVMPVLAGAVTMLLTDQYFGTTFFSAAGGGDPVLYQHIFWFFGHPEVYILILPAFGIISTIIPTFARKPLFGYSSMVYATASIAFLSFIVWAHHMFTVGMPLAGELFFMYSTMLIAVPTGVKVFNWVSTMWRGAMTFETPMLFALAFVFLFTIGGFSGLMLAIAPADFQYHDTYFVVAHFHYVLVTGAVFAILAAAYYWMPKWTGHMYSERLGQWHFWLSVVFVNVLFFPQHFLGLAGMPRRIPDYSVQFADWNMVSSIGGFGFGFAQLLFVYLLYKCIRGGQQAEAKAWEGADGLEWDVPSPAPHHTFETPPVVR; encoded by the coding sequence ATGACGGCAACGACCTACAACGACGCATCGCACGAGGGAGAGCCGACCGGCATCACACGCTGGCTGGTGACCACCAACCACAAGGACATCGGGTCCATGTACCTGTTGTTCTCGCTGGCCATGTTCCTGGTGGGCGGCGCCATGGCCCTCGTGATCCGCGCCGAGCTGTTCCAGCCCGGCCTTCAGCTTGTGGATCCGTACTTCTTCAACCAGATGACCACCATGCATGCGCTGGTGATGATCTTCGGGGCCGTCATGCCGGCGTTCACCGGGCTGGCCAACTGGATGATCCCGTTGATGGTGGGCGCGCCGGACATGGCGCTGCCGCGAATGAACAACTGGAGCTTCTGGCTTCTGCCGTTCGGCTTTGCCGTGCTGCTGTCGACGCTGTTCATGCCCGGCGGCGGACCGGCAGGTGGCTGGACCATGTACCCGCCGCTCATGCTCCAGACCGGCACCGCCTTCCCGTTCGTGATCTTCGCGATCCACGTGCTGGGGATCAGCTCGATCATGGGCTCGATCAACGTCATCGCCACCATCCTGAACATGCGCGCGCCGGGCATGAGCCTGATGAAGATGCCGCTGTTCGTGTGGACGTGGCTCATCACCGCCTATCTGATGATCGCGGTCATGCCGGTGCTGGCCGGCGCCGTGACCATGCTGCTGACGGATCAGTACTTCGGGACCACGTTCTTCAGCGCCGCGGGTGGCGGCGATCCGGTGCTCTATCAGCACATCTTCTGGTTCTTCGGTCATCCCGAGGTCTATATCCTGATCCTGCCGGCATTCGGCATCATCTCGACGATCATCCCCACCTTCGCGCGCAAGCCGCTGTTCGGCTACAGCTCGATGGTCTACGCCACGGCGTCCATCGCGTTCCTGTCGTTCATTGTCTGGGCGCATCACATGTTCACCGTCGGCATGCCGCTCGCCGGCGAGCTGTTCTTCATGTACTCGACGATGCTCATCGCGGTGCCCACGGGGGTGAAGGTGTTCAACTGGGTCTCGACCATGTGGCGCGGGGCGATGACGTTTGAAACGCCCATGCTGTTCGCGCTGGCGTTCGTGTTCCTGTTCACCATCGGCGGCTTTTCCGGGCTGATGCTCGCGATCGCGCCGGCCGACTTCCAGTACCACGACACCTACTTCGTGGTCGCGCATTTCCATTATGTGCTGGTCACCGGGGCGGTATTCGCCATCCTTGCGGCGGCCTACTACTGGATGCCCAAGTGGACCGGGCACATGTACAGCGAGCGGCTGGGGCAGTGGCACTTCTGGCTGTCGGTGGTGTTCGTGAACGTGCTGTTCTTCCCGCAGCATTTCCTCGGGCTCGCCGGCATGCCGCGCCGCATCCCGGACTACTCGGTGCAGTTCGCCGACTGGAATATGGTCTCGAGCATCGGCGGGTTCGGCTTCGGGTTCGCCCAGCTGCTGTTCGTCTACCTGCTCTACAAGTGCATCCGTGGTGGCCAGCAGGCCGAGGCCAAGGCCTGGGAAGGCGCTGACGGTCTTGAGTGGGATGTGCCCTCACCGGCGCCGCACCACACCTTCGAGACGCCACCGGTCGTCCGCTAG
- a CDS encoding cytochrome c oxidase subunit 3, producing MAQAQGGYYVPHQSYWPIIGTIGVTALVVGIAMYLEGMALGTWVMGGGGLITAWFVFGWFSDVVSEGVRGLYSDQVDRSLRWGMIWFIFSEIMFFAAFFGALFYARMLSVPWLSGEDPATSRLLWDSMALNWPTAGPANAAMEWRPMGPWPLPTINTLILLTSGMTLTIAHHALKDDNRTKLIGFMWATVLLGTLFVGLQAYEYYEAYVHLNLRMDTGIYGSTFFMLTGFHGMHVVIGTLMLLVITLRCMKGHFDPKSHFGFEGAAWYWHFVDVVWLGLFIFVYIL from the coding sequence ATGGCACAGGCACAGGGCGGGTATTACGTCCCGCATCAAAGCTACTGGCCGATCATTGGCACCATCGGCGTCACCGCCCTGGTGGTCGGGATCGCGATGTACCTCGAAGGCATGGCACTGGGGACGTGGGTGATGGGCGGTGGCGGCCTGATCACTGCCTGGTTCGTGTTCGGCTGGTTCAGTGACGTGGTCAGTGAGGGCGTCAGGGGCCTCTACAGCGATCAGGTCGACCGCTCACTGCGCTGGGGGATGATTTGGTTCATCTTCTCCGAGATCATGTTCTTCGCCGCGTTCTTCGGCGCGCTGTTCTACGCCCGGATGCTGTCGGTACCGTGGCTGTCCGGCGAAGACCCGGCCACCAGCCGCCTGCTGTGGGACTCAATGGCGCTCAACTGGCCCACCGCCGGGCCGGCCAATGCGGCCATGGAGTGGCGGCCGATGGGCCCCTGGCCGCTGCCCACCATCAACACCCTGATCCTGCTCACCTCGGGGATGACGCTGACCATCGCGCATCACGCCCTCAAGGACGACAACCGCACCAAGCTGATCGGTTTCATGTGGGCCACGGTGCTGTTGGGCACACTGTTCGTCGGCCTGCAGGCCTATGAGTACTACGAAGCCTACGTCCACCTGAATCTGCGCATGGACACCGGCATCTACGGGTCGACGTTCTTCATGCTGACCGGCTTCCACGGCATGCATGTGGTGATCGGTACACTGATGCTGCTGGTGATCACGCTGCGGTGCATGAAAGGCCACTTCGATCCCAAGTCACACTTCGGTTTCGAGGGAGCGGCCTGGTACTGGCACTTCGTCGACGTCGTCTGGCTGGGCCTTTTTATCTTCGTCTACATCCTCTAG
- a CDS encoding twin transmembrane helix small protein has translation MDFAIRITILLTLFVIVASLGSGLFYLIRDRGESRRTLNALTVRITLSIILFVLILVGFLTGAIAPNGSPL, from the coding sequence ATGGATTTCGCAATTCGCATCACGATTCTGCTCACATTGTTCGTCATCGTCGCGAGCCTCGGCTCGGGTCTGTTCTATCTCATCCGCGACCGGGGCGAATCGCGCCGCACGCTGAACGCCCTGACGGTGCGCATCACGCTGTCGATCATCCTGTTCGTGCTGATCCTGGTGGGCTTTCTGACCGGGGCCATCGCCCCGAACGGCAGCCCGTTGTAG
- a CDS encoding SURF1 family protein, which translates to MITARRGIRVGGWVFAPGPLPTLVYAVLLGLLIGLGQWQLDRAAEKRSALAARADATDAPVMALNDRPASLARHEYRRATAEGRYDTDHQFLLDNQVQDGRIGYRVLTPLRLTGRDAAVLVQRGFVPIAGSRQTLPELPPADSPARVSGRIGSGPSVGMRLGEAADGSGDWPRRLQYIDFEAMNAMLDYPLSDYVLVEGSLSTDAVARRSDRDAWRFGPERHQGYAVQWFSLAAALTVIWLVVNTRRPTRGESS; encoded by the coding sequence TTGATCACCGCCCGCCGGGGGATCCGCGTCGGCGGCTGGGTGTTCGCACCCGGCCCCCTGCCGACGCTGGTTTATGCGGTGCTGCTGGGGTTGCTGATCGGGCTGGGTCAGTGGCAGCTCGACCGGGCGGCGGAGAAGCGCTCGGCACTGGCTGCCAGGGCCGACGCCACGGATGCTCCGGTGATGGCGCTCAATGACCGCCCGGCGAGCCTGGCCCGCCACGAATACCGGCGGGCCACCGCCGAGGGGCGCTATGACACGGACCACCAGTTCCTGCTGGACAACCAGGTCCAGGACGGGCGTATCGGTTACCGGGTGCTGACGCCGTTGCGACTGACGGGCCGGGACGCCGCGGTGCTGGTTCAGCGGGGATTCGTGCCGATCGCCGGCAGCCGCCAGACGCTGCCCGAGCTGCCGCCGGCGGACTCGCCCGCGCGGGTCAGTGGCCGGATCGGGTCGGGGCCGTCCGTGGGCATGCGTCTGGGCGAGGCGGCGGATGGCAGCGGGGATTGGCCGCGGCGCCTGCAATACATTGATTTTGAGGCCATGAACGCGATGCTCGACTATCCGCTCAGCGACTACGTACTGGTCGAGGGATCGCTTTCCACCGACGCGGTCGCCCGGCGCAGCGATCGGGATGCCTGGCGCTTCGGGCCCGAGCGTCACCAGGGCTATGCGGTGCAGTGGTTCTCACTGGCCGCGGCGCTGACGGTGATCTGGCTGGTGGTCAATACGCGCCGGCCAACACGAGGAGAGAGCAGTTGA
- a CDS encoding COX15/CtaA family protein codes for MNPHPWFYRLSLLATATALCVVVLGAWVRLTDAGLGCPDWPGCYGQWDVPNTPEAIAAANEAFPDTPVHVGKGWREMVHRYLASGLGLLIVGMGVFAWRQRHRPGQPWRVPLLLVALVCFQGLLGAWTVTWQLKPAVVTAHLLGGLTTLSLLWWVTLRSNRLGAGRLSQVPGLGVFLAVGVLAAVGQITLGGWTSTNYAALACNEFPTCSLGEYWPDNADFSEGFVLWRGLGVNYEFGVLDHPARMAIHLVHRIGAIAVTLVLGGLAFWLWRAGGLGRVMGVAVAGALGLQVLIGIGNVIYSLPLTLAVAHNAGAALLMLVLVTAIHVRRPIARS; via the coding sequence ATGAATCCCCATCCCTGGTTTTACCGCCTGAGTCTGTTGGCGACTGCGACGGCGCTCTGCGTCGTGGTGCTGGGTGCCTGGGTGCGGCTGACGGATGCCGGACTGGGTTGCCCGGACTGGCCCGGCTGCTATGGGCAGTGGGATGTCCCCAACACGCCCGAGGCGATCGCCGCGGCCAATGAGGCATTCCCCGATACGCCGGTGCATGTGGGCAAGGGATGGCGCGAGATGGTGCACCGTTATCTCGCCAGCGGCCTGGGCCTGCTGATCGTGGGGATGGGGGTGTTCGCCTGGCGCCAGCGGCATCGCCCCGGCCAGCCGTGGCGGGTGCCGTTGCTGTTGGTCGCGCTGGTCTGCTTTCAGGGTCTGCTGGGCGCATGGACGGTGACCTGGCAGCTCAAGCCCGCGGTGGTCACGGCGCATCTGCTGGGCGGCCTGACAACGCTGTCACTGCTCTGGTGGGTGACGCTGCGCAGCAATCGTCTGGGGGCCGGACGGCTCTCGCAGGTCCCGGGGCTGGGGGTGTTCCTTGCCGTCGGGGTGCTGGCGGCGGTCGGCCAGATCACGCTGGGCGGCTGGACAAGCACCAACTACGCGGCGCTTGCCTGTAATGAGTTTCCGACCTGCAGCCTCGGCGAGTACTGGCCGGATAATGCCGACTTTAGCGAGGGCTTTGTGCTGTGGCGCGGCCTGGGTGTGAACTACGAGTTCGGCGTGCTGGACCATCCAGCGCGCATGGCCATTCATCTGGTCCACCGCATCGGCGCCATCGCCGTCACGCTGGTGCTCGGTGGCCTGGCGTTCTGGCTGTGGCGTGCGGGCGGGCTGGGCCGCGTCATGGGCGTCGCGGTTGCCGGGGCGCTGGGTCTGCAGGTGTTGATCGGCATTGGTAATGTCATCTACAGCTTGCCGCTGACACTGGCCGTCGCGCACAATGCAGGCGCAGCGCTGCTGATGCTGGTGCTGGTCACCGCCATTCACGTCCGGCGACCCATAGCGCGATCATGA
- the cyoE gene encoding heme o synthase, protein MSRYIDATSNPATGATAVLQHAVQHWRDYYELTKPGVVALMVFTALVGELLASPGAIPWTALTLGNLGIALAAGSAAPINHLVDRRIDARMKRTEGRPLPTGGLRTRDASLFAGVLGLAGLSMLYFLVNPLTAWLTFGSLIGYAFIYTLFLKRATPQNIVIGGAAGAAPPVLGWVAVTGSIDPHALLLFLIIFTWTPPHFWALAIHRREEYASVNIPMLPVTHGDRFTRWQILFYTVLLVGVTLMPFATGMSGWVYLVGAVGLGARYLWFGYALLARPDDRSLPMKSFGFSIVYLMALFAVLLLDAYLPVILAPLLG, encoded by the coding sequence ATGAGCCGATATATCGACGCCACTTCCAACCCTGCCACGGGCGCTACGGCCGTCCTGCAGCATGCCGTCCAGCACTGGCGGGATTACTACGAGCTGACCAAGCCCGGGGTGGTGGCGCTGATGGTGTTCACCGCGCTGGTGGGCGAGCTGCTGGCGAGCCCCGGTGCCATTCCCTGGACAGCACTCACGCTGGGTAACCTGGGGATTGCGCTGGCGGCCGGCTCGGCGGCGCCGATCAACCATCTGGTCGATCGGCGCATCGATGCCCGCATGAAGCGTACCGAAGGGCGCCCGCTGCCCACCGGCGGGCTGCGCACCCGCGACGCCAGCCTGTTTGCCGGGGTGCTGGGGCTGGCGGGCCTGTCGATGCTGTACTTTCTGGTCAACCCGCTTACCGCTTGGCTGACCTTCGGCTCGCTGATTGGCTATGCGTTCATCTACACCCTCTTTCTCAAGCGTGCGACGCCGCAGAACATCGTCATCGGTGGCGCGGCGGGGGCCGCACCGCCGGTGCTGGGCTGGGTCGCGGTCACCGGCAGCATCGATCCTCATGCCCTGCTGCTGTTCCTGATCATCTTCACCTGGACGCCACCGCATTTCTGGGCCCTGGCCATTCATCGGCGCGAGGAATACGCGAGTGTAAACATCCCGATGCTGCCGGTCACCCACGGCGATCGATTCACGCGCTGGCAGATCCTTTTCTACACCGTGCTGCTTGTGGGCGTGACGCTTATGCCGTTTGCCACCGGGATGAGTGGCTGGGTGTATCTGGTGGGCGCTGTGGGACTGGGAGCGCGTTATCTGTGGTTTGGCTACGCACTGCTCGCCCGCCCCGACGACCGGTCACTACCGATGAAGTCGTTCGGCTTCAGCATTGTCTATCTGATGGCGCTGTTCGCGGTGCTGCTGCTGGACGCCTATCTGCCGGTGATCCTGGCGCCCCTGCTGGGCTGA
- a CDS encoding universal stress protein, protein MRRIVLATDFSDRAERAQRMALLLAREHRYGLKLVYAIDTDQPTAMIDAQRDTANFMLQRLATTIETVDGVACSVAVVSGRGPDEAIRSAVDDTTPLIVLGSHRKRQLRDLFLGGTSERIIAHTDCPVLVVRAAPVERYRRLLLATDLSEGSMARARALGATPVSAGTSTTVVHLVGTQEQSAVPTGRMTDDARDRLLAHDQAVARERLEGFVRNADLGAVGIRVEADTRPTATALMDIAAHEGADLIVLTPRQGEGLDHSLRYRTTTRLLNASPVDLLIL, encoded by the coding sequence ATGCGCCGGATTGTCTTGGCGACCGACTTCAGTGACCGTGCCGAGCGCGCGCAACGCATGGCGCTGCTACTGGCCCGTGAGCATCGCTACGGCCTCAAGCTCGTCTACGCCATCGATACCGACCAGCCGACGGCCATGATCGATGCGCAGCGCGACACCGCCAACTTTATGCTACAGCGTCTCGCCACCACGATCGAGACGGTGGATGGTGTGGCCTGTTCCGTCGCGGTCGTGAGCGGCCGGGGGCCCGATGAGGCCATCCGATCCGCCGTCGACGACACGACACCGCTGATCGTGTTGGGCAGCCACCGCAAACGCCAGCTGCGTGACCTGTTCCTGGGCGGCACCTCGGAGCGCATCATCGCCCATACCGACTGCCCGGTACTGGTCGTTCGGGCGGCTCCGGTCGAGCGCTACCGCCGGCTGCTCCTTGCCACAGATCTCTCGGAAGGCTCCATGGCCAGGGCGCGCGCTCTGGGCGCGACTCCCGTCAGCGCCGGCACCTCCACGACGGTGGTGCATCTGGTCGGCACTCAGGAGCAGTCCGCCGTGCCGACCGGCCGAATGACGGATGACGCGCGCGATCGACTGCTCGCCCACGATCAGGCGGTGGCCCGGGAGCGGTTGGAAGGATTCGTCCGCAATGCGGACCTGGGGGCTGTCGGTATCCGGGTCGAGGCGGATACCCGCCCCACTGCCACTGCCCTGATGGACATCGCGGCGCATGAGGGGGCGGATCTGATCGTGCTGACCCCGCGTCAGGGCGAAGGCCTGGATCACTCTCTGCGCTATCGCACCACCACCCGGCTGCTGAATGCCTCGCCGGTGGATCTGCTGATTCTGTGA
- a CDS encoding cation:proton antiporter has translation MDLMLHSAFAEVATLLMLAAVVGFAGILLRQPLIVSFIAVGIMAGPSMLDVVHAEAQIDLLSELGIAVLLFLVGIKLDIKLIRSLGAVALVTGLGQVAFTAGIGFLLGLAMGLEAVTSLYVAVALTFSSTIIIVKLLSDKREIDSLHGQIALGFLIVQDLVVVLAMIVLSTVGIGGRADGGGVAEIAMVLLAGVALVGLVILFVRYVANPLSARLAHAPELLVIFAIAQATVFATVADVIGLGKELGGLLAGVSLASTPYRETISARLAPLRDFLLLFFFISLGSTLDLALLGDSLREALVFSAFVLIGNPLIVLAIMGAMGYRRRTGFLAGLTVAQISEFSLIFISMGLALGHVGEQALGLVTLVGLITIAVSVYMITYSHWLYEHVGRHLSIFERAGTPREPKGNAGASQAAADVLIFGMGRFGTAMALRLQRRGFGVIGVDFDPRAIARATSLGLRAEYGDATDPEFIASLPLEQAQWVVSTVPRHPTGLSHEDSRHTLMQIVRSTPFRGQVAVASHNARETDELLARGADTVMEPFQDAADRAVDLISGAPPTQRTPIPPITPEDRGDAGD, from the coding sequence ATGGACTTGATGCTGCATTCCGCCTTCGCGGAGGTCGCCACCCTGCTCATGCTGGCGGCGGTGGTCGGCTTTGCCGGCATCCTCCTGCGCCAGCCACTGATCGTGAGCTTTATCGCCGTTGGCATCATGGCCGGCCCCTCCATGCTCGATGTGGTGCATGCCGAGGCGCAGATTGACCTGCTTTCCGAACTCGGCATTGCCGTGCTGCTGTTTCTGGTCGGCATCAAACTGGATATCAAGCTCATTCGGTCTCTCGGCGCCGTGGCGCTGGTCACGGGGCTCGGTCAGGTGGCTTTCACCGCCGGGATCGGCTTTCTGCTTGGGCTCGCCATGGGGCTTGAGGCGGTCACCTCGCTGTACGTCGCCGTCGCGCTTACTTTCTCCAGTACCATCATCATCGTCAAGCTGCTCTCGGACAAGCGCGAGATCGATTCGCTTCACGGCCAGATCGCGCTGGGGTTTCTGATCGTCCAGGATCTGGTGGTGGTCCTGGCGATGATCGTCCTGTCCACGGTGGGGATCGGTGGTCGCGCCGATGGCGGCGGCGTTGCTGAAATCGCCATGGTGTTGCTGGCCGGCGTGGCGCTGGTCGGCCTGGTGATCCTCTTCGTCCGCTATGTGGCCAACCCGCTCAGTGCCCGGCTGGCCCATGCCCCGGAGCTGCTGGTGATCTTCGCCATTGCCCAGGCGACCGTTTTTGCCACTGTGGCCGACGTCATCGGCCTCGGTAAGGAGCTGGGCGGCCTGCTGGCCGGGGTCTCACTGGCGTCAACGCCCTACCGCGAGACCATCTCGGCGCGGCTCGCTCCGCTGCGCGACTTCCTGTTGCTGTTCTTCTTCATCTCGCTGGGCTCGACACTGGATCTTGCCTTGCTGGGGGACAGTCTGCGCGAGGCGCTGGTGTTCTCGGCCTTCGTCCTGATCGGTAATCCGCTGATCGTGCTCGCCATCATGGGGGCGATGGGCTACCGTCGGCGAACCGGATTTCTGGCGGGCCTGACGGTGGCGCAGATCTCGGAGTTCTCGCTGATTTTCATCAGCATGGGACTGGCGTTGGGTCATGTCGGTGAGCAGGCCCTCGGCCTGGTGACGCTGGTGGGGCTGATCACGATCGCGGTTTCGGTCTATATGATTACCTACTCGCACTGGCTCTACGAACACGTCGGGCGTCATCTATCGATATTCGAGCGCGCCGGGACGCCGCGTGAACCGAAGGGCAACGCGGGGGCGAGTCAGGCGGCCGCCGACGTCCTCATCTTTGGTATGGGGCGGTTTGGCACCGCCATGGCGCTGCGGCTCCAGCGCCGGGGGTTTGGAGTGATCGGCGTGGATTTTGATCCGCGTGCCATCGCACGCGCCACCAGTCTGGGGCTGCGGGCTGAATACGGCGATGCGACCGACCCGGAGTTCATCGCCTCGCTGCCCCTCGAACAGGCCCAGTGGGTGGTCAGCACGGTGCCGCGGCACCCGACGGGCCTGAGCCACGAGGACAGTCGCCACACGCTGATGCAGATCGTTCGCTCAACCCCATTCCGTGGCCAAGTGGCGGTGGCCTCGCATAACGCCCGTGAGACGGACGAACTGCTCGCCCGCGGCGCGGACACGGTCATGGAGCCTTTTCAGGACGCCGCCGATCGGGCAGTGGATCTGATCAGCGGCGCCCCGCCAACCCAGCGCACGCCCATTCCCCCGATTACCCCGGAGGATCGCGGCGACGCGGGTGACTGA
- the lipA gene encoding lipoyl synthase: protein MPELKGIPVVVSGQKVDKDNGIRAIKNGVKAQRDTAPVGRGDKPDWLRVKVPTGETYQKVRNTVREHKLATVCEESMCPNMGECWSAGTATIMLMGDVCTRACRFCAVDTGNPKGWLDDNEPNGAATTVELMGLKYVVLTSVDRDDLADGGAQHYADCIREIKRRNPNTAVEALTPDFNGRHEAIDTVVDTGLEVFAQNVETVKRLTHPVRDPRAGYQQTLDVLAYAKKRRPGVLTKTSLMLGLGETDEEIIETMDDLRAIGVDIVTFGQYLRPTVNHLPVDRYVTPEQFERYREIGLGKGFLEVVSGPLVRSSYRADRVLEKNNVGLDRAAGEG from the coding sequence ATGCCCGAACTCAAAGGCATCCCCGTTGTGGTCAGCGGCCAGAAGGTCGACAAGGACAACGGTATCCGCGCGATCAAAAATGGCGTCAAAGCCCAGCGCGACACCGCGCCGGTGGGGCGCGGCGACAAGCCGGACTGGCTGCGCGTCAAGGTCCCCACCGGTGAGACCTATCAGAAGGTCCGCAACACGGTGCGCGAGCACAAGCTTGCCACCGTCTGCGAAGAGTCCATGTGCCCCAACATGGGCGAGTGCTGGAGCGCCGGGACAGCGACCATCATGCTCATGGGCGATGTCTGCACCCGCGCCTGCAGGTTCTGCGCGGTGGACACCGGCAACCCCAAGGGCTGGCTTGACGACAACGAGCCCAATGGCGCCGCCACCACTGTTGAACTGATGGGCCTTAAGTATGTGGTGCTGACCTCGGTGGACCGCGATGATCTGGCCGACGGTGGGGCCCAGCACTACGCGGACTGCATCCGCGAGATCAAGCGCCGCAACCCCAACACCGCGGTCGAGGCACTGACCCCCGACTTCAACGGCCGCCACGAAGCGATCGACACCGTGGTCGACACGGGGCTCGAGGTGTTTGCCCAGAACGTTGAGACGGTCAAACGCCTCACCCACCCGGTCCGTGACCCGCGGGCGGGCTATCAGCAGACGCTGGACGTACTGGCGTATGCCAAAAAGCGCCGGCCGGGCGTGCTCACCAAGACCAGCCTGATGCTGGGCCTGGGCGAGACCGATGAGGAGATCATCGAGACCATGGACGATCTGCGCGCCATCGGCGTCGATATCGTCACGTTCGGCCAGTACCTGCGCCCCACGGTCAATCATCTGCCGGTGGACCGCTACGTCACGCCCGAACAGTTCGAGCGCTACCGCGAGATCGGGCTTGGCAAGGGTTTTCTCGAAGTGGTCTCGGGCCCGCTGGTGCGCTCGAGCTATCGCGCCGACCGCGTCCTCGAGAAAAACAACGTCGGCCTGGACAGGGCGGCGGGCGAAGGCTGA
- a CDS encoding sulfurtransferase TusA family protein, producing MAAASYPHAHRELDLRGLNCPLPILRTKQALRDMAVGECIAVQVTDPHAVIDFRALCDTTGHQLLHETESGDVLTFWLEKGP from the coding sequence ATGGCCGCTGCCTCATACCCTCATGCCCATCGTGAACTGGACCTGCGGGGACTGAACTGCCCCCTGCCCATCCTGCGCACCAAACAGGCGCTGCGGGACATGGCGGTGGGCGAATGCATCGCTGTGCAGGTCACCGACCCGCATGCGGTGATCGACTTCCGTGCCTTGTGTGACACCACTGGGCATCAGCTGTTGCATGAGACCGAGTCCGGCGATGTCCTCACATTCTGGCTTGAGAAGGGCCCCTGA
- the sohB gene encoding protease SohB, translating into MEFLQDYALFLARVLTLVAAFAVVLGMIGGMTSRRRGRHREQLEVEPLNRRYEAMSRRIQRGPDARRSNLLQRLRERRQKRRGQDGEGRLPRLFVLDFDGDIRATAVDSLREEVSAIIASARRDDEVLLRLESPGGMVPGYGLAASQLARLREANIRLTIAVDRVAASGGYLMACVADRIVAAPFSIIGSIGVVGQLPNFHGLLKRHDIEFELHTAGAHKRDLTVFGENTDEGREHFRESLQAVHDLFRHHIGRYRPRMDVDRVATGEHWMGERALELGLVDDLGTSDDLLLERRERMELISLSWHQAPSFSRRLSVVAESLLARLRGPSQARM; encoded by the coding sequence ATGGAATTCCTGCAGGATTATGCCCTTTTCCTGGCCCGTGTGCTCACCCTGGTGGCGGCGTTCGCGGTGGTGCTGGGCATGATCGGCGGCATGACCAGCCGGCGGCGCGGTCGTCACCGCGAACAGCTCGAGGTCGAGCCCCTCAACCGCCGCTACGAGGCCATGAGCCGGCGCATCCAGCGCGGTCCCGACGCCCGTCGGTCCAACCTGCTCCAGCGCCTACGGGAGCGCCGCCAGAAGCGCCGCGGACAGGATGGCGAAGGTCGCCTGCCGCGGTTGTTCGTGCTCGACTTCGACGGCGACATCCGCGCCACTGCGGTCGACTCGCTGCGCGAAGAGGTGAGCGCCATCATCGCCAGCGCCCGACGCGATGACGAGGTGCTGCTGCGCCTTGAAAGCCCCGGCGGCATGGTGCCCGGCTACGGCCTTGCGGCCAGCCAGCTGGCACGGCTGCGCGAGGCCAATATCCGCCTGACCATCGCGGTGGACCGGGTCGCGGCCAGCGGCGGCTATCTGATGGCCTGCGTGGCCGACCGCATCGTCGCCGCCCCGTTCTCGATCATCGGCTCGATCGGCGTGGTCGGCCAGCTGCCCAACTTCCACGGCCTGCTCAAGCGCCACGACATCGAGTTTGAGCTGCACACCGCCGGCGCGCACAAGCGCGATCTGACCGTGTTTGGCGAGAACACCGACGAGGGCCGCGAGCATTTCCGCGAGTCCCTGCAGGCGGTGCATGACCTGTTCCGCCACCACATCGGCCGCTACCGGCCACGCATGGACGTCGACCGCGTCGCAACCGGCGAGCACTGGATGGGCGAGCGCGCCCTTGAGCTGGGGCTGGTGGATGATCTGGGCACCAGCGACGACCTGCTGCTCGAGCGGCGCGAGCGCATGGAGCTGATCAGCCTGTCCTGGCATCAGGCGCCGTCGTTCAGCCGACGGCTGTCCGTGGTGGCCGAGTCCCTGCTGGCGCGCCTCAGGGGCCCTTCTCAAGCCAGAATGTGA